One window from the genome of Candidatus Zixiibacteriota bacterium encodes:
- a CDS encoding phosphodiester glycosidase family protein has protein sequence MVHRLTRVIGSIGLVCVLAGALGRADAPFAVLAPGLEMATFTPDHRGAVRSPMSRDRTGVTILRIDPAQYEFCLLAQSNGDAPTNLSVAEWARRHHLVVALNAGMYNLDQRSHVGYMKVGDHINCRFPNPYQSAAAFGPRSDSLPPFRIYDLDEDSLRGLAASYTYVMQNLRLIKRPAENRWQPQDKRWRGLALGEDTQGRALVILTRSAWSMYDLNEFLLSLPIGIVAAQHLEGGSEAQLFVRTADTTFAIVGSYDTSLDDDDGQWAGWPVPNVIGIAPKTR, from the coding sequence ATGGTACATCGCCTGACCCGCGTCATCGGTTCGATTGGTCTCGTGTGTGTGCTGGCGGGCGCGCTCGGCCGGGCCGACGCCCCTTTTGCGGTCCTCGCCCCGGGGCTTGAGATGGCGACTTTCACGCCGGACCACCGGGGAGCGGTCCGTTCGCCGATGAGCCGCGACCGCACCGGCGTGACCATCCTCCGCATCGACCCGGCCCAGTACGAATTCTGCCTGCTCGCGCAATCCAACGGCGACGCGCCGACCAACCTGAGCGTGGCCGAATGGGCGCGCCGCCACCACCTGGTGGTGGCCCTCAACGCCGGCATGTACAACCTCGACCAGCGCAGCCACGTCGGCTACATGAAAGTCGGCGACCACATCAACTGCCGGTTCCCCAACCCCTACCAGTCGGCGGCGGCTTTCGGCCCCCGCAGCGACAGCCTCCCGCCGTTTCGCATCTACGACCTCGATGAGGACTCCCTCCGGGGACTGGCCGCCTCCTACACCTACGTCATGCAGAACCTCCGCCTGATCAAGCGCCCCGCCGAAAACCGCTGGCAGCCCCAGGACAAACGCTGGCGCGGACTGGCCCTCGGCGAGGATACCCAGGGACGGGCGCTCGTGATCCTCACCCGGTCGGCCTGGTCCATGTACGATCTGAACGAATTCCTCCTCTCGCTCCCGATCGGAATCGTCGCCGCCCAGCACCTCGAGGGCGGATCCGAGGCGCAGCTTTTCGTGCGCACCGCCGATACCACCTTTGCCATCGTCGGCAGCTACGACACCTCGCTCGACGATGACGACGGTCAGTGGGCGGGCTGGCCGGTGCCCAACGTCATCGGCATCGCCCCGAAAACCCGATAA
- a CDS encoding M48 family metalloprotease: MHPAPNTRPPAGRRLRFGRKVSALVLVLAVLAAAGAAALLAGCFTNPATGKETFSLYSTGQEIQIGRESDQAIRAQLGVAGDSALQRYVAGIGRNLAAVSERRDLPWTFCVVDDPTINAFALPGGYVYVTRGILAHMENEAELASVMGHEIGHITARHSVTQMTKQQLAQLGLAGAVILKPDLEKYGQLISAGLGLLFLKFSRDDEHQADLLGLRYMYRGGYDPREMDDVFAMLDRVSGQQGGSALPNWLSTHPSSADRIQRITRMVDSLPPDFSGRKVSRNEFLQRIDGLVYGDNPREGYFRGNTFIHPDLKFHIDFPDQWQTANQKQSVAGVSPNEDALLQVSLAEAQTPAAAAQQFVSQQGISASAPQGATIGGLSAATATFSAQTGDGVQLTGTAAFVGYNGRVFEILGYGLAGQWSQYRSAVAGAIASFGPVTDQSLLNVKPRRIEIVTIPRAMTIQEFNQAYPSDSKTTVEELTILNLVQSGEKIPAGTMVKRVVAK; this comes from the coding sequence ATGCACCCTGCGCCGAACACCCGGCCGCCCGCTGGTCGGCGGCTGCGTTTTGGCCGAAAGGTCTCGGCCCTGGTCCTCGTGCTGGCCGTCCTGGCCGCTGCCGGGGCGGCGGCCCTGCTGGCCGGCTGTTTCACCAACCCGGCCACCGGCAAAGAGACGTTCTCGCTCTATTCCACCGGCCAGGAAATCCAGATCGGCCGCGAATCCGACCAGGCAATCCGGGCGCAGCTCGGAGTGGCGGGGGACTCGGCGCTTCAGCGGTACGTGGCGGGGATCGGCCGGAATCTCGCCGCCGTGAGCGAACGGCGGGACCTGCCCTGGACATTCTGCGTAGTGGACGATCCGACCATAAATGCGTTCGCGCTCCCGGGCGGGTATGTCTACGTGACGCGCGGGATTCTCGCCCACATGGAGAACGAGGCCGAGCTCGCCTCGGTCATGGGACACGAGATCGGCCACATCACCGCCCGCCACTCGGTCACGCAGATGACCAAGCAGCAGTTGGCGCAGCTCGGACTGGCCGGCGCCGTGATCCTCAAACCGGATCTTGAGAAATACGGGCAGTTGATTTCCGCCGGTCTCGGACTCCTGTTTCTGAAGTTCAGCCGCGACGACGAGCACCAGGCCGATCTCCTCGGCCTCCGCTACATGTACCGGGGGGGCTACGATCCGCGCGAGATGGACGATGTCTTCGCGATGCTGGACCGGGTGAGCGGGCAGCAGGGCGGAAGCGCGCTGCCGAACTGGCTGTCGACCCATCCCTCGTCGGCCGACCGGATCCAGCGCATCACCCGGATGGTGGATTCGCTGCCCCCGGATTTCAGCGGCCGCAAAGTGAGCCGCAACGAGTTCCTCCAACGGATCGACGGCCTGGTCTACGGCGACAACCCGCGCGAGGGATATTTCCGGGGAAACACCTTCATCCACCCCGACCTGAAATTCCATATTGATTTCCCCGACCAGTGGCAGACAGCCAACCAGAAGCAGTCGGTGGCCGGGGTGTCACCCAACGAGGATGCGCTTCTCCAGGTCTCGCTCGCGGAGGCCCAGACGCCCGCCGCCGCCGCGCAGCAATTCGTGAGCCAGCAGGGAATCAGCGCCTCGGCGCCCCAGGGCGCCACCATCGGCGGACTCAGCGCCGCCACCGCGACCTTCTCGGCGCAGACCGGGGACGGCGTGCAGTTGACCGGCACGGCGGCCTTTGTCGGCTACAACGGGCGGGTGTTCGAAATCCTCGGCTACGGCCTCGCCGGCCAGTGGAGCCAGTACCGGAGCGCGGTGGCCGGCGCCATAGCGTCGTTTGGCCCCGTCACCGACCAGTCCCTTCTGAACGTTAAGCCCCGCCGCATCGAGATCGTGACCATCCCGCGCGCCATGACGATCCAGGAGTTCAATCAGGCGTATCCGTCGGATTCCAAAACCACGGTGGAGGAATTGACCATCCTCAACCTGGTGCAGAGCGGCGAGAAGATTCCGGCGGGGACGATGGTCAAGCGGGTGGTGGCGAAGTAG
- the lpdA gene encoding dihydrolipoyl dehydrogenase, whose protein sequence is MNDTTRNKAQVAVIGGGPAGYGAAFLAADLGLDIVLIDPAENPGGVCLYRGCIPSKALLHTARLLAEVQEAKDRGLAFGAPRVNIRKLRSWKDGVVDKLTGGLGQLVKQRKFRHLRGHARFVDPHTLSIREVAGAEYTFAFEHAVIATGSYPATLGPQQPDSPRLLDSTSALELADIPGTLLVIGGGYIGLEIGTIYAALGSRVSLVEMTDGLLPGVDRDLVAILRRRLDRIFDAVMLETTVRELKVQANGVKVAFAGKQAAGKAQLFDRVLVAIGRKPMSAQLGLDAVGVDTDARGFIKVDAQRRTSAPHIFAVGDVAGEPMLAHKGLHEGRVAAEVIAGRKAAFDPAAIPAVVFTDPEVAWAGLTETEAAGKKIEVEITRFPWAASGRALTLGRTDGATKLVIDPHSQRLLGMGVVGPGAGELIAEGVLAIEMAATVDDLGLSIHPHPTLSETVMEAADLFHGTATDYYRPKKRK, encoded by the coding sequence ATGAACGATACCACTCGGAACAAGGCGCAGGTGGCGGTGATCGGCGGCGGGCCCGCCGGCTACGGGGCCGCTTTCCTCGCCGCCGATCTGGGCCTGGACATCGTGCTGATCGATCCGGCCGAAAACCCCGGCGGCGTCTGCCTCTACCGCGGGTGCATTCCATCCAAAGCGCTCCTCCACACGGCGCGCCTGTTGGCCGAGGTGCAGGAGGCGAAAGACCGGGGCCTCGCCTTTGGCGCGCCCCGGGTGAACATCCGGAAACTCCGCTCCTGGAAAGACGGCGTCGTCGATAAGCTCACCGGGGGACTCGGCCAGCTCGTCAAACAGCGCAAGTTCCGCCACCTCCGCGGCCACGCCCGCTTCGTGGATCCCCACACGCTGTCGATCAGGGAAGTGGCCGGCGCGGAATACACCTTCGCCTTCGAACACGCCGTCATCGCCACCGGCTCTTACCCCGCCACCCTCGGCCCGCAGCAACCCGATTCCCCCCGCCTCCTCGACTCGACCTCGGCCCTCGAACTCGCGGATATTCCGGGCACGCTGCTCGTGATCGGCGGCGGCTATATCGGCCTGGAAATCGGCACCATCTACGCCGCCCTCGGCAGCAGGGTCAGTCTGGTGGAAATGACCGACGGCCTCCTGCCGGGAGTCGACCGCGATCTCGTCGCCATCCTCCGCAGACGGCTCGACCGGATCTTCGACGCCGTCATGCTTGAGACGACCGTCAGAGAACTCAAAGTGCAGGCCAACGGGGTGAAAGTCGCGTTCGCGGGGAAGCAGGCCGCCGGGAAGGCGCAGTTGTTCGACCGTGTGCTCGTGGCGATCGGGCGCAAGCCCATGTCCGCCCAGCTTGGGCTCGACGCGGTGGGGGTCGATACCGACGCGCGCGGGTTCATCAAGGTGGATGCCCAGCGGCGCACCAGCGCGCCGCACATCTTCGCCGTCGGCGACGTCGCCGGCGAACCGATGCTTGCCCACAAGGGGCTGCACGAAGGGCGGGTCGCCGCCGAGGTGATCGCCGGCCGAAAAGCCGCCTTCGACCCCGCCGCCATACCCGCCGTCGTCTTCACCGATCCTGAGGTCGCCTGGGCCGGCTTGACCGAAACCGAGGCGGCTGGGAAGAAAATCGAGGTCGAGATCACGCGCTTCCCCTGGGCCGCCTCGGGCCGGGCTCTCACGCTCGGCCGCACCGACGGCGCCACAAAGCTGGTCATCGACCCGCACTCTCAGCGCCTCCTCGGGATGGGCGTGGTCGGACCCGGCGCCGGCGAACTGATCGCCGAGGGCGTGCTGGCGATTGAGATGGCGGCCACCGTCGACGACCTCGGCCTGAGCATTCATCCGCACCCGACGCTGAGCGAGACGGTGATGGAGGCGGCCGACTTGTTCCACGGCACCGCCACGGATTACTACCGGCCAAAGAAAAGGAAGTAG
- a CDS encoding T9SS type A sorting domain-containing protein — MEVTFSVTNGHEPLSGCHPYRAMFGLRTGPDWWDCPCPGLLTFLPNGDIKLGPWGGATVYTGFALDTWHDVRCRLSLPGDSQLHAEFWVNSSYLGEITLPEESWMSEPAYLDISCQEGTVWFDDICVGPASEPEFLPVALDIKPGSCPNPLNLRPYRDGAPTLAVDELSDAVPSAKPDPGVRPPRGVLPVAILGTAEFDPTMIDWTTVTLQGVSPIRHSFEDVAAPVPADAVQCQCTAAGPDGYTDMTLKFYRDEIIAALGQVYAGETVALTLTGNLLDGTPIEGVDCVVIINGPEPPEPPLAADDQTPVLLGNYPNPFNPATQIGFSLPTASHVTLVVYNIMGQRVAVLADGQYDAGDHSVTWDASEQSSGIYLYRLEATGFSQTRKMMLLK, encoded by the coding sequence TTGGAAGTCACGTTCTCGGTCACAAATGGCCATGAACCGCTCTCGGGCTGCCACCCTTACCGCGCCATGTTCGGGCTTCGCACCGGCCCCGACTGGTGGGACTGTCCCTGCCCGGGGCTCTTGACGTTCCTTCCGAACGGCGACATCAAGCTGGGCCCGTGGGGTGGTGCAACCGTGTACACCGGCTTTGCCCTGGACACCTGGCATGACGTAAGGTGCCGCCTCTCGCTTCCGGGTGACAGTCAGTTGCATGCCGAGTTCTGGGTCAATTCGTCTTACCTGGGCGAGATCACTCTGCCCGAGGAGTCGTGGATGAGCGAACCGGCCTACCTCGATATTTCGTGTCAGGAAGGGACGGTCTGGTTCGATGACATTTGTGTGGGACCGGCCAGTGAACCGGAGTTTCTCCCCGTCGCCCTCGACATCAAACCCGGCTCCTGCCCGAATCCGCTCAATCTGCGCCCCTATCGCGACGGGGCACCGACCCTCGCAGTGGATGAGCTCAGCGATGCCGTGCCGTCGGCCAAGCCCGATCCCGGTGTCCGGCCTCCCCGCGGCGTCCTCCCGGTCGCTATCCTCGGCACGGCCGAGTTCGATCCGACGATGATCGACTGGACGACGGTGACCCTGCAAGGCGTCTCGCCGATCCGCCACAGCTTTGAGGATGTCGCGGCCCCGGTGCCGGCCGATGCGGTGCAGTGCCAGTGCACGGCCGCCGGCCCCGACGGGTATACTGATATGACGCTCAAGTTCTACCGCGATGAGATTATCGCTGCGCTCGGCCAAGTGTACGCCGGCGAGACGGTGGCGCTGACTCTGACCGGCAATCTGCTCGACGGCACACCGATCGAGGGCGTCGACTGTGTCGTTATCATCAACGGCCCCGAGCCGCCGGAGCCCCCGTTGGCGGCCGACGATCAAACGCCCGTCCTGCTGGGCAACTACCCCAACCCGTTCAACCCGGCCACCCAGATTGGGTTCTCGCTGCCGACCGCGTCGCACGTTACGCTCGTCGTCTACAACATCATGGGGCAGCGGGTGGCGGTGCTGGCGGATGGTCAGTACGACGCGGGCGACCACAGTGTCACCTGGGATGCTTCCGAGCAGTCTTCCGGCATCTACCTGTACCGTCTTGAAGCGACCGGGTTCAGCCAGACGCGGAAGATGATGCTGCTCAAATAG
- a CDS encoding 2-oxo acid dehydrogenase subunit E2, which translates to MLKDIVIPDIGEKVESGRVVAVLVKPGDIVGVDDGIIEFETEKAVVEIPSPEQGVITEIRVAVGEELKVGSVIARLDTAAGAAPPPVPPAVEREPAPAAPESKTPAPPPPAAPAPRPVSAPAPPPAAPPRPTGPAPASPSVRRLARELGLDISAVSGTGPGGRITESDLKVHVRRAAASGRAAPTGSAPAPAGSPDLPDFSRWGEIERADMSTVRRVTAESTARSWAQIPHVTQSDKADITHLEEFLRKNADRVKNAGGKLTVTAVLLKVMGEGLRRFPRFNASLDPANRQIIYKHYVHIGVAVDTDHGLLVPVLRDVDRKNIVTLAVELADLAERARGRRVAPDELEGGTFTISNQGGIGGTDFTPLVLWPQVAILGVSRAAIEPRYIEREFRPRTILPLALSYDHRAVDGADAARFLRWVCDVLESPFAMFLE; encoded by the coding sequence ATGCTCAAGGATATTGTCATCCCGGATATCGGCGAGAAGGTCGAATCGGGACGCGTGGTGGCGGTGCTGGTCAAGCCGGGCGACATCGTCGGCGTCGACGACGGCATCATCGAGTTCGAAACGGAGAAGGCGGTGGTCGAGATCCCCTCGCCGGAACAAGGCGTGATCACGGAGATCCGGGTCGCCGTGGGCGAGGAGCTGAAAGTGGGGAGCGTGATCGCCCGGCTCGACACAGCCGCCGGCGCCGCCCCGCCGCCCGTGCCCCCGGCGGTCGAACGCGAACCTGCGCCCGCCGCCCCGGAATCGAAGACCCCGGCTCCGCCGCCCCCCGCCGCCCCGGCGCCCCGCCCCGTTTCCGCTCCGGCTCCGCCGCCGGCGGCGCCGCCTCGGCCGACCGGCCCCGCTCCGGCCTCGCCCTCGGTGCGGCGGCTCGCCCGCGAGCTGGGCCTGGACATCTCCGCCGTGAGCGGCACCGGACCGGGCGGCCGGATCACCGAGAGCGACCTCAAGGTCCATGTCCGACGCGCCGCCGCTTCCGGGCGAGCCGCACCGACCGGGAGCGCCCCGGCTCCCGCCGGGTCGCCGGATCTGCCCGACTTCAGCCGGTGGGGAGAAATCGAGCGGGCCGACATGTCGACCGTCCGCCGCGTGACCGCGGAAAGCACCGCCCGGTCGTGGGCGCAGATTCCGCATGTCACTCAGTCGGACAAAGCCGACATCACCCACCTTGAGGAGTTCCTCCGCAAAAACGCCGACCGCGTGAAAAACGCCGGCGGGAAGCTCACCGTAACGGCCGTTCTCCTGAAAGTGATGGGGGAGGGACTCCGGCGGTTCCCCCGCTTCAACGCCAGCCTCGATCCCGCGAACCGCCAGATCATCTACAAGCACTACGTCCACATCGGCGTCGCCGTCGACACCGACCACGGACTGCTCGTACCGGTGCTGCGCGATGTGGACCGGAAGAACATCGTCACCCTCGCGGTCGAACTGGCCGACCTGGCGGAACGCGCCCGCGGCCGGCGGGTCGCGCCCGACGAGCTGGAGGGGGGCACGTTCACAATTTCCAACCAGGGGGGGATCGGCGGGACCGATTTCACCCCCCTCGTCCTCTGGCCGCAGGTAGCGATTCTCGGCGTCAGCCGCGCGGCCATCGAACCGCGCTATATCGAACGCGAGTTCCGGCCGCGCACGATCCTGCCGCTGGCGCTGTCGTACGACCACCGCGCCGTCGACGGCGCCGATGCCGCGCGCTTTCTCCGCTGGGTGTGCGACGTGCTCGAGAGTCCGTTCGCCATGTTTCTGGAGTAG
- the serS gene encoding serine--tRNA ligase, with the protein MLDLKFIRENPEAVKAGIAKKNDRSDIDALLAVDARRRDIISRTEALKAERNRVTADIARKKKAHEPADDLVAEMRRVGDQIVQLDADLRAVEDDLQTRLSWIPNLPHESVPVGGEADMKIVRRWGDLPAPAFPVRPHWEIGEQLGILDIAAATKVSGAGFYALRGLGARLERALIAYMLDTHAAGGFCEHAAPYLVTEETMFGTGQLPKMTEDMYRTEDNMWLIPTAEVSLTNLFRQEILDYRRLPILVVGHSPCFRREAGAAGKDTRGMIRVHQFHKVEMVKIVRPETSYDELESLVAQAEKILQGLRIPYRVGLLASADLSFAAAKCYDIELWAAGIERWLEISSCSNFEDFQARRMNCRFRDEDKKVRFPHTLNGSGLALARLVPAILENYQNADGSVTVPEVLRPYMGGLARIG; encoded by the coding sequence ATGCTTGACCTCAAATTCATCCGGGAAAACCCGGAGGCCGTCAAGGCCGGTATTGCCAAGAAGAACGACCGCTCGGACATCGACGCGCTGCTGGCCGTCGACGCCCGGCGCCGCGATATTATCAGCCGCACCGAGGCCCTCAAAGCCGAGCGCAACCGCGTCACCGCCGACATCGCCCGCAAAAAGAAAGCCCACGAGCCTGCCGATGACCTCGTCGCCGAGATGCGCCGGGTCGGCGACCAAATCGTCCAGCTCGACGCCGACCTCCGCGCGGTCGAGGACGACCTCCAGACCCGGCTTTCATGGATCCCGAACCTCCCCCACGAATCAGTCCCGGTGGGCGGCGAGGCTGATATGAAAATCGTGCGCCGCTGGGGCGACCTGCCCGCGCCCGCCTTCCCGGTCCGCCCCCACTGGGAGATCGGCGAGCAGCTCGGCATCCTAGACATCGCGGCCGCCACCAAAGTCTCCGGCGCCGGCTTCTACGCCCTGCGCGGCCTCGGCGCCCGCCTCGAACGCGCGCTCATCGCCTACATGCTCGACACCCACGCCGCCGGCGGTTTCTGCGAGCACGCCGCTCCCTACCTGGTCACCGAGGAGACCATGTTCGGCACCGGGCAGTTGCCCAAAATGACCGAGGACATGTACCGCACCGAGGACAACATGTGGCTCATCCCGACCGCCGAGGTGTCGCTGACCAACCTGTTCCGGCAGGAGATCCTCGACTATCGCCGGCTGCCGATCCTCGTGGTCGGGCATTCCCCCTGTTTCCGCCGCGAGGCCGGGGCGGCCGGCAAAGACACCCGCGGCATGATCCGCGTCCACCAGTTCCACAAAGTCGAGATGGTGAAAATCGTGCGACCCGAAACTTCCTACGACGAACTCGAGTCGCTCGTCGCTCAGGCCGAGAAAATCCTCCAGGGGCTCCGCATCCCCTACCGCGTCGGCCTGCTCGCCTCCGCCGATCTCTCGTTCGCCGCCGCCAAATGCTACGACATCGAACTCTGGGCCGCCGGGATCGAACGCTGGCTCGAAATCTCCTCCTGCTCCAACTTCGAGGATTTCCAGGCCCGCCGCATGAACTGCCGCTTCCGCGACGAGGACAAGAAGGTGCGCTTTCCGCACACCCTCAACGGGAGCGGACTGGCCCTCGCCCGCCTTGTCCCGGCAATTCTCGAAAACTACCAGAACGCCGACGGTTCCGTGACTGTCCCCGAAGTCCTCCGGCCCTACATGGGAGGCCTCGCCAGGATCGGCTGA
- a CDS encoding 50S ribosomal protein L28, whose translation MSKACDICGKRPATGRNVSHAHNKTPRRFYPNLQNVRAVVNGVPKHLSVCTSCLKAGKVMKNVRGRRPRMVPAETTK comes from the coding sequence ATGTCCAAAGCCTGTGATATTTGCGGCAAGCGGCCGGCGACCGGACGGAATGTATCGCACGCCCACAACAAGACGCCGCGGCGGTTCTACCCGAACCTGCAGAATGTCCGCGCGGTCGTCAACGGCGTGCCGAAACACCTCTCGGTGTGCACATCCTGCCTCAAGGCGGGGAAGGTCATGAAGAATGTCCGGGGGCGGCGCCCCAGGATGGTTCCGGCCGAGACTACGAAGTAA
- the aceE gene encoding pyruvate dehydrogenase (acetyl-transferring), homodimeric type, with product MTGRDDQTRAPEIEYENREWLESLDYVHRSQGPGRVRQLLRRLQMRAQENGVHLPYTANTPYVNTIPVERQPVFPGSREIERRIKSIIRWNAMAMVVRANRDHSGIGGHISTYASTATLYEVGFNHFFRARTENHPGDLVYFQGHAAPGVYARAFLEGRLSEAQLANFRQELAPGGGLSSYPHPYLMPEFWQFPTVSMGLSPLSAIYQARFIRYLEDRGLKRRDDQKVWAFLGDGELDEPESLGALTLPPRERLDNLIFVINCNLQRLDGPVRGNGKIIQELEAAFRGAGWNVIKVIWGDDWDPLLAQDDKGLLVQRMEEVPDGQYQMYSVASGDYIRRDFFGKYPELERMVRHYTDEQLQKLRRGGHDPHKVYAAYKQAVEHEGSPTVILAKTIKGYGLGEAGEGRNVTHQQKKLNEQELRHFRSRFGIPLPDSSLAEAPFYRPAPDSEEMRYLKERREALGGYLPKRLITVPPMPAPADDLYAEFLKGSGDREVATTMVAVHLLSKLLADPDLGKYIVPIVPDEARTFGMESLFRKVGIYSHQGQNYDPVDKETLLYYREATDGQILEEGITEAGAMSSFTAAASAYANFGLNTVPFFFFYSMFGFQRIGDLIWAAGDIQARGFLLGGTAGRTTLAGEGLQHQDGHSHVLALAYPTVLAYDPAYAYELAVIVRDGLRRMLEKGERRMYYLTIMNEFYKMPDMPRGVEEGILKGIYKFRASGNRRAKHKVHLFGSGTVLNEAVKAQERLADAYGVAADVWSITSYKNLYWDAIDAQRWNMLNPEREPRLPYLARALEGEQGVFVAASDYLKALPAMLASWIPGPLTLLGTDGFGRSDTRPALRGFFEVDDRHIAFAALSALAREKKLSLTEVKKARKDLDIDPRRANPLFS from the coding sequence ATGACGGGACGCGACGACCAGACCCGCGCGCCGGAGATCGAATACGAGAACCGGGAGTGGCTTGAGTCCCTGGACTACGTCCACCGCAGCCAGGGGCCGGGCCGGGTCCGGCAGCTGCTCCGGCGGCTGCAGATGCGGGCGCAGGAAAACGGGGTGCACCTTCCCTACACGGCCAACACCCCCTACGTCAACACGATCCCGGTCGAGCGGCAGCCGGTTTTCCCCGGCAGCCGCGAGATCGAACGGCGGATCAAGAGCATTATCCGGTGGAATGCGATGGCCATGGTGGTGCGGGCCAACCGCGACCACAGCGGCATCGGCGGCCACATCTCCACCTACGCCTCCACCGCCACCCTCTACGAGGTCGGGTTCAACCACTTCTTCCGCGCCCGCACCGAGAACCATCCGGGCGACCTCGTCTATTTTCAGGGGCACGCGGCGCCCGGCGTCTACGCCCGGGCGTTCCTCGAGGGGCGTCTGAGCGAGGCCCAGCTGGCCAACTTCCGCCAGGAGCTGGCCCCCGGGGGAGGGCTTTCCTCGTACCCCCACCCCTACCTCATGCCGGAATTCTGGCAGTTCCCGACTGTGTCCATGGGCCTCTCGCCGCTCTCCGCCATCTACCAGGCGCGGTTCATTCGCTACCTCGAGGACCGCGGCTTGAAGCGCCGCGACGATCAGAAGGTCTGGGCGTTTCTCGGCGACGGCGAGCTCGACGAGCCGGAGTCGCTCGGCGCCCTCACCCTCCCGCCGCGCGAAAGGCTCGACAACCTCATTTTCGTCATCAACTGCAACCTTCAGCGGCTCGACGGCCCGGTGCGCGGCAACGGGAAGATCATTCAGGAACTGGAGGCGGCCTTCCGCGGCGCCGGCTGGAACGTGATCAAAGTCATCTGGGGGGACGACTGGGACCCGCTCTTGGCGCAGGACGACAAGGGGCTGCTCGTGCAGCGCATGGAGGAGGTGCCCGACGGCCAGTACCAGATGTACTCGGTGGCCTCCGGCGATTACATCCGCCGGGATTTTTTCGGCAAATACCCCGAGCTCGAGCGCATGGTGCGGCACTACACCGACGAGCAGCTCCAGAAACTGCGCCGCGGCGGCCACGACCCGCACAAGGTGTACGCCGCGTACAAGCAGGCGGTCGAACATGAGGGTTCACCCACCGTCATTCTCGCGAAGACCATCAAGGGCTACGGGCTCGGCGAGGCGGGCGAGGGACGCAACGTCACGCACCAGCAGAAAAAACTCAACGAACAGGAGCTGCGCCACTTCCGCAGCCGTTTCGGCATCCCCCTGCCCGATTCCTCGCTCGCCGAAGCCCCCTTCTACCGCCCCGCCCCCGACAGCGAGGAGATGCGCTACCTCAAGGAGCGCCGCGAGGCCCTCGGCGGCTACCTCCCGAAACGCCTCATCACGGTGCCGCCCATGCCCGCCCCGGCCGATGACCTCTATGCGGAGTTCCTCAAGGGCAGCGGCGACCGCGAGGTGGCCACCACCATGGTCGCGGTCCACCTGCTGAGCAAGCTGCTCGCCGACCCCGACCTCGGCAAGTATATCGTGCCGATCGTGCCCGACGAAGCGCGCACGTTCGGCATGGAATCCCTCTTCCGAAAAGTCGGCATCTACTCCCACCAGGGGCAGAACTACGACCCGGTCGACAAGGAGACGCTGCTGTACTACCGGGAAGCGACCGACGGCCAGATTCTGGAGGAGGGCATCACCGAGGCGGGCGCGATGTCGTCGTTCACGGCGGCCGCCAGCGCCTACGCCAATTTCGGCCTCAACACCGTTCCGTTCTTCTTCTTCTACTCGATGTTCGGTTTCCAGCGCATCGGCGACCTGATCTGGGCGGCCGGCGACATCCAGGCCCGCGGTTTCCTCCTCGGCGGGACCGCCGGGCGCACCACTCTGGCCGGCGAGGGACTTCAGCACCAGGACGGCCACAGCCACGTGCTCGCGCTCGCCTACCCGACCGTGCTCGCCTACGATCCCGCCTACGCCTACGAGCTCGCGGTGATTGTACGTGACGGCCTCCGGCGCATGTTGGAGAAGGGGGAGCGCCGCATGTACTACCTGACCATCATGAACGAGTTCTACAAGATGCCCGACATGCCCAGGGGCGTGGAGGAGGGGATCCTCAAGGGGATCTACAAGTTCCGCGCCTCCGGCAACCGGCGGGCGAAGCACAAGGTCCACCTCTTCGGCAGCGGCACCGTCCTCAACGAGGCCGTCAAGGCGCAGGAGCGGCTCGCCGACGCCTACGGCGTGGCCGCCGACGTCTGGAGCATCACCAGCTACAAGAACCTCTACTGGGACGCGATCGACGCCCAGCGCTGGAACATGCTCAACCCGGAAAGAGAACCGCGCCTGCCCTATCTGGCGAGAGCGCTGGAAGGGGAGCAGGGGGTGTTTGTGGCGGCATCGGACTATCTCAAAGCGCTGCCGGCGATGCTGGCGTCGTGGATCCCCGGCCCGCTCACCCTGCTGGGAACCGACGGTTTCGGCCGCAGCGACACCCGCCCGGCCCTGCGCGGTTTCTTCGAAGTCGATGACCGCCACATCGCCTTCGCCGCCCTCTCCGCGCTCGCGCGCGAGAAGAAGCTCAGCCTCACCGAAGTGAAAAAAGCCCGCAAGGATCTCGACATCGATCCGCGCCGGGCCAACCCCCTGTTTTCGTGA